A DNA window from Maribellus comscasis contains the following coding sequences:
- a CDS encoding SDR family oxidoreductase produces MNKNIIVTGGAQGIGKIVSQELLKNEYSVSVFEIDDEAIKEFQSEVNSTNMAFFRTDVADEKNVQQSISASNKKFGNISGLINNAAIHDNKPMVELTFEAWNRVISVNLSGTFLCAKYAAPFLKKSKGSIINMSSTRAFQSEPNTEAYSASKGGIYSLTHALAMSLGPEIRVNSISPGWIDVSGIRKKSEAKKYQQTEEDKKQHPAGRVGNAKDISNMVLFLLNPENSFITGQNFIVDGGMTQKMIYV; encoded by the coding sequence ATGAATAAAAACATCATTGTAACCGGTGGAGCACAGGGAATTGGGAAAATTGTGTCGCAGGAATTGCTAAAAAATGAATATTCCGTTTCTGTTTTTGAAATAGACGATGAAGCCATTAAAGAGTTTCAATCGGAAGTAAACTCAACAAATATGGCTTTTTTCCGAACCGATGTTGCAGATGAAAAAAACGTTCAGCAATCCATTTCAGCGTCAAATAAAAAATTTGGAAATATATCGGGATTAATAAACAACGCTGCCATTCATGATAACAAACCCATGGTGGAACTCACTTTTGAAGCGTGGAATCGCGTAATCTCAGTAAACCTTTCGGGAACATTCTTGTGTGCAAAATATGCTGCACCTTTTCTCAAAAAAAGTAAAGGAAGTATTATCAATATGAGTTCAACCCGTGCTTTTCAGTCGGAGCCAAACACAGAAGCTTATTCTGCCAGCAAAGGAGGAATCTATTCTTTGACCCATGCACTGGCTATGAGTTTAGGGCCTGAAATCAGGGTGAATTCTATCAGCCCCGGTTGGATTGATGTTTCCGGAATTCGAAAAAAATCGGAAGCAAAAAAATATCAACAAACTGAAGAAGACAAAAAACAACATCCCGCAGGCCGTGTGGGAAATGCGAAAGATATTTCGAACATGGTTCTGTTTTTACTAAACCCGGAAAACAGTTTTATAACCGGACAGAATTTTATTGTCGATGGAGGAATGACGCAAAAAATGATTTACGTTTAA
- a CDS encoding metallophosphoesterase has product MKIKSTIQISIIFLIMSYSQPVKSQTEFGVFADCQYCDCETRNTRFYKNSPDKLNECITFFNQNENIEFVVGLGDLIDRNLSSYETLIPILNQSKNEIFHVIGNHDLEVNNEFLEKVPEKLNLSKTWYSFVKNSWRFIFLNGNDITFHSNNPEIVNQAKKIVSKMKNQNKPNSFDWNGGIGDEQLVWMESQLEEAQTKNQKVILFCHYPLLPLEAHTLWNSEEVLAILQKYKCVKCWMNGHNHAGNYMLWEGIHFLNLTGMVETENTNSFAIVKIENNNIIINGFGNEPDRTLQIY; this is encoded by the coding sequence ATGAAAATTAAATCAACGATTCAAATCAGTATCATTTTTTTGATCATGAGTTATAGTCAACCCGTAAAATCGCAAACAGAATTTGGTGTTTTTGCCGACTGCCAATACTGTGACTGTGAAACCCGGAACACACGTTTCTACAAAAACTCTCCTGATAAATTAAACGAATGTATCACCTTTTTTAATCAAAATGAAAATATCGAATTTGTAGTTGGTCTGGGAGATCTCATTGACAGAAATTTATCAAGTTACGAAACATTGATCCCTATTTTAAATCAATCAAAAAATGAAATTTTTCATGTCATCGGGAATCACGATTTGGAGGTTAACAATGAATTTCTGGAAAAAGTACCTGAAAAGCTTAACCTTTCAAAAACCTGGTATTCTTTTGTAAAAAACAGCTGGCGGTTTATCTTTTTAAATGGAAATGATATCACCTTTCATTCAAACAACCCTGAAATTGTGAATCAGGCTAAAAAAATTGTCAGTAAGATGAAAAACCAAAACAAGCCCAATTCGTTTGATTGGAACGGTGGAATCGGCGACGAACAGCTTGTCTGGATGGAAAGTCAACTTGAGGAGGCACAGACAAAGAATCAAAAAGTGATTTTATTTTGCCACTATCCACTACTGCCACTGGAAGCGCATACGCTTTGGAATTCGGAGGAAGTTTTAGCTATCCTCCAAAAATATAAATGTGTAAAATGTTGGATGAACGGACATAATCATGCGGGGAATTACATGCTTTGGGAAGGAATACACTTTTTAAATCTAACAGGAATGGTAGAAACAGAAAATACAAATTCATTTGCCATTGTAAAAATTGAAAATAATAATATCATAATTAACGGCTTTGGAAATGAGCCTGACCGGACGCTTCAAATTTATTAG
- a CDS encoding YybH family protein, whose product MKKLTVVILSLFIVISCLGQDKMEKKDRAEISSLLKKQVDAWNAGNLEKFMETYWNSDSLVFVGGNGPTYGWQRTLENYKKRYPTRAEMGETHFKILRMSKIDDKTVFVIGRYELTREMGNLAGHFTLVIQNIDGKWLIISDHSSAEN is encoded by the coding sequence ATGAAAAAATTAACAGTTGTAATTTTAAGTTTGTTTATCGTCATTTCCTGTTTGGGCCAGGATAAAATGGAAAAGAAGGACAGGGCTGAAATCAGTAGTTTGCTAAAAAAACAGGTTGATGCATGGAACGCGGGCAATTTGGAAAAGTTTATGGAAACATACTGGAACTCGGATAGCCTGGTGTTTGTGGGAGGAAATGGCCCGACTTACGGTTGGCAAAGAACGCTCGAAAATTATAAAAAAAGATACCCGACACGAGCTGAAATGGGGGAAACCCATTTTAAGATTCTAAGAATGTCGAAGATTGACGATAAAACAGTTTTTGTAATTGGTCGTTACGAATTAACGCGGGAAATGGGAAACTTAGCCGGGCATTTTACCCTGGTAATTCAGAATATAGACGGAAAATGGTTGATTATAAGTGATCATTCCAGCGCTGAGAATTGA